A portion of the Solea senegalensis isolate Sse05_10M linkage group LG17, IFAPA_SoseM_1, whole genome shotgun sequence genome contains these proteins:
- the LOC122784099 gene encoding CD2-associated protein isoform X1 yields MEVIVEYEYEAVHEDELTLRLGDIIKNVRYIEEDGWMEGDLNGKRGLFPDNFVKEIKKESKEVKETKTEPKEETYQAQRREKSAGNVANLVQRMSTIGIPTGGFQPQPPAASKKPKRRQCKALFDYQPQNEDELELKTGDIIDILEEVEEGWWSGSFNGKSGLFPSNFVKELDAMGEDGDTVDTTPDETDGSAVESTGAPTSPQATSGNGVIAQPKKIRGVGFGDIFREGSVKLRARLPSPDSEEKKDKPVPSLPSAAKPAHPTMTDLQRADGDSKNKAKEYCKAVFGFEATNEDELSLKDGDIIQVLSKDTGEPGWWRGELSGKQGVFPDNFVTIVSEAEKESSTSRGSLKLSPKQEPEEKPKKPPPPSKSIAPKPEVPSADKKPHHIRAEDRVDRPTPDHRPLKPAGPVVPPKKPIPPPGKIRQGSFPPKRPDKPLTPSPNLKHNGELPSMRPKSDFEPLLPTKPKTLSGDWGEKSSDMADLMSFDDLSSTSEKLSHPTVNRPKMPGRRLPAQFGGGNSPNKEVSVEKSFKVDEEDAAKPKLTDSRKTQPATHSISHSVSFHKPTAASTEAEPTPTVAAVPSSNSASQNTRGRLEPEEPSSNLDELRSQMKDLLMTVELLKAQQTKEILELRRELDEERIKRVTLQMEIEKLKRAVHLT; encoded by the exons gagATAAAAAAGGAATCTAAAGAGGTCAAGGAAACAAAGACTGAGCCAAAAGAAGAGACCTACCAGgctcagaggagagagaagagcgCCGGAAATGTTGCCAACCTGGTTCAGAGGATGAGCACCATCGGCATCCCCACTGGGGGCTTCCAGCCTCAGCCACCAGCAGCTTCAAAAA AGCCCAAGAGGAGACAGTGCAAGGCGCTGTTTGATTATCAGCCGCAGAATGAAGACGAACTGGAGCTGAAAACCGGAGACATCATAGACATCCTCGAGGAG GTTGAAGAGGGCTGGTGGAGTGGCAGCTTTAACGGCAAGTCAGGTCTCTTCCCCTCCAACTTTGTCAAAGAGCTGGACGCCATGGGAGAGGACGGAGACACCGTGGACACCACACCGGACGAGACAG ATGGAAGTGCAGTGGAAAGCACTGGCGCCCCCACATCACCTCAGGCCACCTCAGGGAACGGAGTTATTGCTCAGCCCAAGAAGATCCGAGGTGTCGGCTTCGGAGACATTTTCCGCGAAGGGTCAGTCAAGCTTAGGGCCCGCCTGCCCAGCCCCGACTCAGAGGAAAAGAAGGATAAA CCAGTCCCATCATTACCATCTGCTGCAAAGCCCGCCCATCCCACCATGACAGACTTGCAGAGAGCAGACGGagacagcaaaaacaaag ctaAAGAATACTGCAAGGCCGTGTTTGGCTTCGAGGCCACAAACGAGGACGAGCTGAGTCTGAAAGATGGCGACATCATCCAAGTACTGAGCAAG GACACAGGAGAACCTGGCTGGTGGCGAGGGGAGCTGAGCGGTAAACAGGGCGTCTTTCCCGACAACTTTGTGACCATCGTTTCTGAAGCAGAGAAAGAG TCTTCGACGTCGAGAGGGTCACTGAAGTTATCACCCAAGCAGGAGCCGGAAGAG AAACCAAAGAAGCCTCCTCCGCCGTCAAAAAGCATAG CTCCCAAACCTGAGGTTCCCAGTGCCGACAAGAAGCCTCATCACATCAGGGCAGAGGACAGAG TTGACAGACCGACACCAGATCACAGACCACTTAAGCCTGCAGGGCCCGTGGTCCCACCCAAGAAGCCAATCCCCCCTCCAGGGAAAATCCGACAGGGCAGTTTCCCGCCAAAGAGGCCCGACAAGCCTCTCACTCCCTCACCGAACCTCAA ACACAATGGAGAGCTGCCTTCCATGCGACCAAAGTCCGACTTTGAGCCATTATTGCCCACCAAACCCAAAACGCTGTCTGGTGACTGGGGGGAGAAGTCCTCAGATATGG CCGATCTGATGAGTTTTGATGACTTGTCATCTACCTCAGAGAAGCTCTCGCACCCCACTGTGAACAGACCAAAGATGCCCGGCAGGAGGCTGCCCGCCCAGTTCGGTGGAGGAAATTCG CCAAACAAGGAAGTAAGTGTGGAGAAATCCTTCAAGGTGGATGAAGAGGATGCAGCCAAACCAAAGCTGACAGACTCCAGAAAG ACACAGCCTGCAACACACAGCATATCCCACTCGGTGTCTTTCCACAAGCCCACCGCGGCCAGCACGGAGGCTGAGCCGACCCCCACAGTGGCAGCGGTTCCGAGCTCCAACAGTGCCTCCCAGAACACCCGGGGCCGACTGGAGCCAGAGGAGCCGAGTTCCAACCTGGATGAGCTGAGGAGCCAGATGAAGGATCTGCTGATGACCGTGGAGCTGCTCAAGGCCCAGCAAAC GAAAGAAATATTGGAGCTACGGCGAGAGCTGGACGAGGAGAGGATAAAGCGAGTGACCCTGCAG ATGGAGATAGAAAAGCTCAAGCGGGCCGTCCACTTGACGTGA
- the LOC122784099 gene encoding CD2-associated protein isoform X2 produces the protein MLWMEIKKESKEVKETKTEPKEETYQAQRREKSAGNVANLVQRMSTIGIPTGGFQPQPPAASKKPKRRQCKALFDYQPQNEDELELKTGDIIDILEEVEEGWWSGSFNGKSGLFPSNFVKELDAMGEDGDTVDTTPDETDGSAVESTGAPTSPQATSGNGVIAQPKKIRGVGFGDIFREGSVKLRARLPSPDSEEKKDKPVPSLPSAAKPAHPTMTDLQRADGDSKNKAKEYCKAVFGFEATNEDELSLKDGDIIQVLSKDTGEPGWWRGELSGKQGVFPDNFVTIVSEAEKESSTSRGSLKLSPKQEPEEKPKKPPPPSKSIAPKPEVPSADKKPHHIRAEDRVDRPTPDHRPLKPAGPVVPPKKPIPPPGKIRQGSFPPKRPDKPLTPSPNLKHNGELPSMRPKSDFEPLLPTKPKTLSGDWGEKSSDMADLMSFDDLSSTSEKLSHPTVNRPKMPGRRLPAQFGGGNSPNKEVSVEKSFKVDEEDAAKPKLTDSRKTQPATHSISHSVSFHKPTAASTEAEPTPTVAAVPSSNSASQNTRGRLEPEEPSSNLDELRSQMKDLLMTVELLKAQQTKEILELRRELDEERIKRVTLQMEIEKLKRAVHLT, from the exons gagATAAAAAAGGAATCTAAAGAGGTCAAGGAAACAAAGACTGAGCCAAAAGAAGAGACCTACCAGgctcagaggagagagaagagcgCCGGAAATGTTGCCAACCTGGTTCAGAGGATGAGCACCATCGGCATCCCCACTGGGGGCTTCCAGCCTCAGCCACCAGCAGCTTCAAAAA AGCCCAAGAGGAGACAGTGCAAGGCGCTGTTTGATTATCAGCCGCAGAATGAAGACGAACTGGAGCTGAAAACCGGAGACATCATAGACATCCTCGAGGAG GTTGAAGAGGGCTGGTGGAGTGGCAGCTTTAACGGCAAGTCAGGTCTCTTCCCCTCCAACTTTGTCAAAGAGCTGGACGCCATGGGAGAGGACGGAGACACCGTGGACACCACACCGGACGAGACAG ATGGAAGTGCAGTGGAAAGCACTGGCGCCCCCACATCACCTCAGGCCACCTCAGGGAACGGAGTTATTGCTCAGCCCAAGAAGATCCGAGGTGTCGGCTTCGGAGACATTTTCCGCGAAGGGTCAGTCAAGCTTAGGGCCCGCCTGCCCAGCCCCGACTCAGAGGAAAAGAAGGATAAA CCAGTCCCATCATTACCATCTGCTGCAAAGCCCGCCCATCCCACCATGACAGACTTGCAGAGAGCAGACGGagacagcaaaaacaaag ctaAAGAATACTGCAAGGCCGTGTTTGGCTTCGAGGCCACAAACGAGGACGAGCTGAGTCTGAAAGATGGCGACATCATCCAAGTACTGAGCAAG GACACAGGAGAACCTGGCTGGTGGCGAGGGGAGCTGAGCGGTAAACAGGGCGTCTTTCCCGACAACTTTGTGACCATCGTTTCTGAAGCAGAGAAAGAG TCTTCGACGTCGAGAGGGTCACTGAAGTTATCACCCAAGCAGGAGCCGGAAGAG AAACCAAAGAAGCCTCCTCCGCCGTCAAAAAGCATAG CTCCCAAACCTGAGGTTCCCAGTGCCGACAAGAAGCCTCATCACATCAGGGCAGAGGACAGAG TTGACAGACCGACACCAGATCACAGACCACTTAAGCCTGCAGGGCCCGTGGTCCCACCCAAGAAGCCAATCCCCCCTCCAGGGAAAATCCGACAGGGCAGTTTCCCGCCAAAGAGGCCCGACAAGCCTCTCACTCCCTCACCGAACCTCAA ACACAATGGAGAGCTGCCTTCCATGCGACCAAAGTCCGACTTTGAGCCATTATTGCCCACCAAACCCAAAACGCTGTCTGGTGACTGGGGGGAGAAGTCCTCAGATATGG CCGATCTGATGAGTTTTGATGACTTGTCATCTACCTCAGAGAAGCTCTCGCACCCCACTGTGAACAGACCAAAGATGCCCGGCAGGAGGCTGCCCGCCCAGTTCGGTGGAGGAAATTCG CCAAACAAGGAAGTAAGTGTGGAGAAATCCTTCAAGGTGGATGAAGAGGATGCAGCCAAACCAAAGCTGACAGACTCCAGAAAG ACACAGCCTGCAACACACAGCATATCCCACTCGGTGTCTTTCCACAAGCCCACCGCGGCCAGCACGGAGGCTGAGCCGACCCCCACAGTGGCAGCGGTTCCGAGCTCCAACAGTGCCTCCCAGAACACCCGGGGCCGACTGGAGCCAGAGGAGCCGAGTTCCAACCTGGATGAGCTGAGGAGCCAGATGAAGGATCTGCTGATGACCGTGGAGCTGCTCAAGGCCCAGCAAAC GAAAGAAATATTGGAGCTACGGCGAGAGCTGGACGAGGAGAGGATAAAGCGAGTGACCCTGCAG ATGGAGATAGAAAAGCTCAAGCGGGCCGTCCACTTGACGTGA